Proteins encoded within one genomic window of Komagataella phaffii GS115 chromosome 3, complete sequence:
- a CDS encoding Acetyltransferase required for the establishment of sister chromatid cohesion has product MEVQRCRNCRNCTIDRVSLMVLTSVRANKSKSVTKPVHTVKKVQSHLRTSLPQQEICPVCKMAYVPYLAQDIKLHDAYHQKVQLGRPWTESWGNVLDVSTLAIPQKIQRNSTLIPCKYVEVNIDNKVEVNAAQQVIGIANKCLNAPPECNYWMSDKSRGKVFLCIAENRAIGVVVTESLNDPKVKPHWFIVEKGRVVENQTVKDVLVGISRIYVSPEWRRSGIALQLLKVVCHFSFFGITLKPLQIAWSQPSEYGGKLASKFSGVKHKSGKILIPVYNEHSP; this is encoded by the coding sequence ATGGAAGTACAGAGGTGCAGAAACTGTCGAAACTGTACTATCGACCGTGTCTCGTTAATGGTACTCACTTCCGTGCGGGCAAACAAATCTAAATCGGTCACAAAGCCTGTCCATACGGTGAAGAAAGTTCAGTCTCATCTTAGAACCAGCTTGCCGCAGCAGGAGATATGTCCTGTGTGTAAAATGGCGTATGTGCCATATTTGGCACAAGACATCAAGCTTCATGATGCGTACCACCAGAAGGTTCAGCTGGGCAGGCCCTGGACTGAATCTTGGGGAAACGTGTTAGACGTGTCAACACTTGCGATTCCacagaaaattcaaagaaattcaacaCTGATTCCCTGCAAGTATGTGGAGGTTAATATCGACAATAAAGTTGAGGTTAATGCAGCGCAACAAGTCATAGGAATCGCAAATAAATGTTTGAATGCTCCTCCAGAGTGTAATTACTGGATGTCCGATAAAAGCAGGGGCAAGGTTTTTCTTTGCATTGCCGAAAACAGAGCCATTGGAGTAGTGGTTACGGAGTCTTTGAATGATCCCAAAGTTAAACCTCATTGGTTCATAGTGGAAAAGGGCAGAGTTGTTGAGAACCAGACAGTTAAAGATGTTCTTGTAGGTATTTCTCGGATCTATGTGTCTCCCGAATGGAGACGATCTGGTATTGCATTGCAACTACTGAAAGTTGTTTGtcatttttcctttttcgGAATAACTTTGAAACCACTTCAAATAGCGTGGAGTCAGCCAAGTGAATATGGGGGCAAATTGGCCTCCAAGTTTTCTGGAGTCAAGCATAAATCAGGCAAGATACTAATCCCTGTCTACAACGAACATTCGCCCTAA
- a CDS encoding Quinolinate phosphoribosyl transferase, translated as MSFSNPNPEFAHLLPVDGKWKKDITSWLDEDTPSFDYGGYVVGENLQSATLWIKSNGVISGVPFAQEVYKQCGLEVEWFLKEGDYICGGDEGKVKVALVKGPVRNILLAERLSLNILARCSGVATQSYITIKRAREAGYKGIIAGTRKTTPGLRLLEKYSMLVGGCDSHRYDLSSMIMLKDNHIWSTGSITKAIESAQKVIGFSTKIEVEVQDEAEANEAIAAGADIIMLDNFTGEGLKVAAINLKNKWANTNKKFYLECSGGLTLDNIKDYLCNEIDIYSTSSIHQGVGIVDFSLKINK; from the coding sequence ATGAGTTTCTCCAACCCCAACCCCGAATTTGCCCATCTTTTACCTGTGGACggaaaatggaagaaagatATCACCAGCTGGCTAGACGAGGATACCCCTTCTTTTGATTACGGAGGATATGTGGTGGGTGAAAACCTGCAGAGTGCTACTCTATGGATAAAGTCCAACGGAGTCATTAGTGGAGTACCGTTTGCACAAGAGGTTTACAAACAATGCGGTTTGGAGGTCGAGTGGTTTCTAAAGGAAGGGGATTACATTTGTGGTGGAGACGAGGGTAAAGTGAAAGTTGCACTCGTTAAGGGCCCTGTTCGAAACATCCTCCTCGCTGAACGGTTATCGCTGAATATTCTAGCAAGATGCTCTGGGGTCGCTACTCAAAGCTATATTACTATAAAAAGGGCTAGAGAAGCTGGATACAAAGGAATCATTGCGGGAACCAGAAAGACTACTCCAGGATTACGATTGTTGGAAAAATACTCAATGCTCGTTGGTGGATGCGACAGTCACCGTTATGATCTAAGTTCTATGATTATGCTGAAAGACAACCATATCTGGTCAACTGGTTCGATCACCAAGGCCATTGAAAGTGCTCAAAAAGTGATTGGATTTAGCACTAAGATTGAGGTGGAAGTGCAAGACGAAGCTGAAGCCAATGAGGCCATAGCAGCAGGAGCCGATATTATCATGTTGGACAATTTCACCGGTGAGGGGCTGAAAGTCGCAGCcatcaatttgaagaacaagTGGGCTAACACAAACAAGAAATTCTATTTGGAGTGCAGTGGAGGTTTGACTTTGGATAATATAAAGGATTATCTGTgcaatgaaattgatatcTATAGTACTTCTTCGATCCATCAGGGAGTCGGTATAGTGGACTTCAGTCTGAAAATCAATAAATAA
- a CDS encoding Golgi GDP-mannose transporter has translation MADKGSVAAKSLTNSAPLSIFSYCAASILMTVTNKYAVSGVDFNFNFFLLAVQGIVCITLISSLKQLNVITFREFNKVEAKKWFPIAVLLVVMIYTSSKALQYLSIPIYTIFKNLTIILIAYGEVIWFGGRVTNLALGSFVLMVLSSAVASYGDSNVDTGKLNFNIGYFWMFTNCFSSAAFVLFMRKRIKLTNFKDFDTMYYNNLLSIPILLFASLTTEDWSAKNIAQNFPEDTKYAVIASMIISGMSAVGISYTSAWCVRVTSSTTYSMVGALNKLPIALSGLLFFKAPINFYSISSIFIGFAAGLVYAIAKQKQKKEDELQLPTDKS, from the coding sequence ATGGCTGACAAAGGATCGGTAGCGGCTAAATCGCTTACCAACTCTGCACCCTTATCCATCTTTTCTTACTGTGCTGCATCAATTCTGATGACAGTTACCAATAAGTATGCCGTGTCCGGTGTCGATTTCAACTTTAACTTCTTTTTGCTTGCCGTTCAGGGAATCGTTTGTATTACCTTGATTAGCTCGttgaagcaattgaatGTTATCACCTTTAGAGAGTTCAACAAGGTTGAAGCAAAGAAATGGTTCCCAATCGCCGTGCTGTTAGTTGTCATGATTTATACCTCCTCCAAGGCTCTACAGTATCTGAGCATTCCAATTTACACgatattcaaaaacttgaccATTATCCTTATTGCTTATGGTGAAGTCATCTGGTTCGGAGGCCGTGTGACCAACTTGGCTCTGGGCTCGTTTGTATTGATGGTGCTCTCCTCTGCAGTGGCTTCTTATGGTGATTCTAATGTTGACACTGGTAAACTCAATTTTAACATTGGCTATTTCTGGATGTTCACCAACTGTTTCTCCTCTGCCGCATTTGTGTTGTTCATGAGAAAGAGAATAAAGTTgaccaacttcaaagacttTGACACCATGTATTACAACAACCTTCTCTCCATTCCAATTTTGCTCTTTGCATCTTTGACTACTGAAGACTGGTCCGCTAAAAACATAGCTCAGAACTTCCCTGAAGACACCAAATACGCTGTCATCGCTTCCATGATTATTTCAGGAATGTCTGCCGTGGGTATCTCATACACATCTGCATGGTGTGTCCGTGTGACATCTTCCACGACATACTCGATGGTTGGTGCTTTGAACAAGCTTCCAATTGCCCTGTCTGGTTTGCTATTTTTCAAGGCTCCTATCAACTTCTATTCTATCAGCTCTATCTTTATTGGTTTTGCCGCTGGTCTAGTCTATGCCATTGCCAAGCAGAAGCAAAAGAAGGAAGACGAGTTGCAGTTACCAACTGACAAGAGCTAG
- a CDS encoding ATPase of the ATP-binding cassette (ABC) family involved in 40S and 60S ribosome biogenesis, which produces MSKSASKAKREAKRAATGKKPKLTKKAREKAEAGEDGELVDEVANLKLQQDKDGISDRVTTGVLASLETSRDVKITSLSLLFHGKVLIQDSTLELNYGHRYGLLGENGCGKSTFLRALAAREYPVPSSMDIYLLNEPAEPTEYSALDYVVREAQAELVRLEHLVEDIIVEEGPESLKLDPLYERIDEMDPATFESRASIILNGLGFNSKTILKKTKDMSGGWRMRVALAKALFVKPTILLLDDPTAHLDLEACVWLEEYLKRFDRILVLVSHSQDFLNGVCSNMIDMRLKQIMMFGGNYDSYVKTRTELETNQMKQYAKQQEEIAHIKKFIASAGTYANLVRQAKSRQKILDKMEADGLIQPVAQDRVFSFRFPEIEKLPPPVLSFDSISFSYDENPEHNLYENLSFGVDMDSRIALVGPNGVGKSTLLKLMTGQLQPQSGRVSKHTHIKLGVYSQHSADQLDLTKNPLEFVRDKFSHISQDFQYWRQQLGRYGLTGEGQTSQMATLSEGQRSRVVFALLALEAPNILLLDEPTNGLDIPTIDSLADAINAFSGGVVVVSHDFRLLDKIAKDIFVVENKTCTRWDDTISNYKKKLAKNVVL; this is translated from the coding sequence ATGTCAAAGTCTGCATCCAAAGCTAAGAGAGAAGCAAAGAGAGCTGCCACTGGTAAGAAGCCAAAGCTCACTAAGAAGGCTAGAGAAAAGGCTGAGGCTGGCGAGGACGGAGAGTTGGTCGATGAGGTCGCCAACTTGAAGTTGCAGCAAGATAAAGATGGTATTTCAGACAGAGTCACCACTGGTGTTTTAGCCTCCCTTGAGACTTCAAGAGATGTCAAGATCACCTCTCTATCCCTTCTGTTCCACGGTAAAGTTCTGATCCAggattcaactttggagcTCAATTATGGCCATCGTTATGGTTTATTGGGAGAGAATGGTTGCGGTAAATCTACCTTCTTGAGAGCTCTTGCTGCTAGAGAATATCCAGTTCCCTCGAGCATGGATATATACTTATTGAATGAGCCTGCTGAGCCAACCGAGTACTCTGCATTGGATTACGTTGTCAGAGAAGCTCAAGCTGAACTGGTTAGGCTTGAACATCTTGTTGAGGACATTATTGTCGAAGAGGGCCCTGAATCATTGAAGTTAGATCCTCTTTATGAGAGAATTGATGAGATGGACCCAGCTACCTTTGAATCTAGAGCTTCCATCATTTTGAACGGTCTGGGTTTCAATTCTAAAACTATTCTCAAAAAGACCAAGGACATGTCCGGTGGGTGGAGAATGCGTGTTGCCCTTGCCAAGGCATTATTCGTCAAACCAACCATTCTTTTGTTGGATGACCCAACAGCACACTTGGATCTAGAGGCTTGTGTGTGGTTGGAAGAatacttgaaaagatttgacCGTATTTTGGTGTTAGTCTCCCATTCCCAGGATTTCTTGAACGGTGTCTGTTCCAACATGATCGACATGAGACTTAAACAAATTATGATGTTTGGTGGTAACTACGATTCGTATGTCAAAACTAGAACTGAATTGGAGACCAACCAAATGAAGCAGTATGCAAAgcaacaagaagaaattgctCATATCAAGAAGTTCATCGCTTCTGCTGGTACATATGCTAACTTGGTCAGACAGGCTAAGTCCAGGCAAAAGATTTTGGATAAGATGGAGGCTGATGGTTTAATTCAACCTGTTGCCCAAGATAGAGTCTTTTCCTTCAGATTCCCAGAAATTGAGAAGTTGCCACCACCAGTTTTATCATTCGACAGTATATCGTTCAGTTACGACGAAAACCCAGAACACAACTTGTATGAAAACTTGTCATTTGGTGTTGATATGGACTCTAGAATTGCTCTTGTTGGACCAAACGGTGTCGGTAAGTCCactttgttgaaacttATGACTGGTCAGTTACAGCCACAAAGCGGTCGTGTCTCTAAGCATACCCATATCAAATTAGGTGTCTATTCCCAGCACTCTGCTGATCAATTAGACCTGACAAAGAACCCACTGGAGTTTGTCCGTGATAAGTTCTCTCATATCTCCCAAGATTTCCAATACTGGAGACAACAGCTGGGTCGTTATGGTCTGACAGGAGAGGGCCAAACTTCCCAAATGGCCACATTATCGGAGGGTCAAAGATCCAGAGTTGTGTTTGCTTTGTTGGCACTGGAGGCCCCTAACATCCTTCTGCTGGACGAGCCTACCAATGGTCTGGATATTCCAACTATTGACTCTCTGGCCGATGCCATCAATGCCTTCAGTGGTGGTGTAGTGGTTGTTTCCCATGACTTCCGTTTGTTGGACAAGATTGCCAAGGACATCTTTGTTGTTGAGAACAAGACGTGTACTAGATGGGACGACACTATCTCCAACTATAAGAAAAAGCTGGCCAAGAATGTTGTTTTGTAG